A stretch of DNA from Hydrogenophaga sp. SL48:
CATCCGGCCCGGCGACGACCCGGCCTCGCTGATGCTGGTGCTGTCTTCCGCTGCGGTGGCGCTGGAAATGCCCGCCGGCGCCCTGGAGAACCTCTTCGGACTCACCCCCACGGAGGCTCGCCTGCTGGGTGCGATCGCGACCGGCAGCACCGTGGAAGCGTACGCACAACAGCGTGGCGTCTCGGTGGGCACCGCCAGGGTGCAGCTCAAGCAGATCCAGTCCAAGACAGGACAACACCGCCAGTCCGACCTGGTGAGGCTGGTGCTGTCGTCTGCAGCGGCCCATCTGACGGTCCCTCGCCAGGTCTGAGATCAGAACGACCACCCGGCGCGCACGGCGACCTGAGTGCCCTGGGTGCGGTTGCGGGCGCCGAACTCCTTGTAGACGTGTGCCCAGAACACCGGCCAGTCTGAACCGAGGTCGAAGAAGCTGATGGCCGGGCCCAGCGCCATCACGCGGGAGCGGTTGCCGTCCTGGAAGCGGGCACCATTGACCTTGTCGTCGCTGAGCTGCTGGTTCAGGTAGCCACCGACGCCGAGGGTCCAGGGACCCACGTGCTGACCGACGGCGAACTCGTGCTGGTACTCGACGCCCGAACGGTACTGCGTGTCCTTGTTCTTGCCGTGGACGTTCAACTGGATGTTGGACGACACTTCCAGCCCGGTGGGGCCGATCCAGGTGAAGGACACGGCGGGTGATGCGGTCCAGTGGTTGGAGCCCGAATTGATCAGGCGGTCGGCCTTGTACGAGCCGGTGGGCAGCTGCAGTTCAAGCCGGCCGTTGACGAACAGGCCGGGCGAGGGCGTCCACTTCACCACCACCGGGGCGACGGTGATGTCGCCCACGGCGGCGTTGGTGCCCTTCAGGGGCAGCGGCCCGACCGGTGTGGGAATCGTGAGCCGGTTGCTCATGTCCAGGTAGGGCACCACGGCCATGAAGCCGTAGGTTCCACCGAGCAGCGGAACGTCGGTGGTCTTGACGATGGCCAGCGATGCGCTTTGGACCTTGAGCTTGATGCCGACCGGGGACCGGCCCCCCCGGGTGTCGCGAAGTTGGCTGGCGCTGTAGCTGGCGCCGCGCAGGCCGACGGTGGCGGCGAGCGACGACGGGGGCAGGGTGCCCGCGCCGAATTCAAAGATGCCGATGGGCGTGATGGGGGCGCCGTTTTCGACGCTGTGGGCGGTGGAGGCCACGCACGCAAGGGCGATGGCCATCAGGGGATGGGTGAGGTGGATGGCGGGTTTGCGGTGCATGGGCTGGCCTCTGGGTGGTCTGTGTGGGGCGGACTGGAATCCGCAGACCAGAGGTTAGGCAGCGCAGGGGCACGGGGCACCTACCAAACGGGATAGGTGGCGACTGGGGTTTGTATGGGGTCGACGAAGCTGCGGCGGGACCCGCCTTGCAATTCAGGGGAGGACTTTGCTTGAGCGTTCCTGAACAGCGCCTCGGATTCAGCCAAGGCGGGCGCCTGCTGGCCCATGGAAGCCGCCACCGCGGCCGACTGTTCAACCCGCGCAGCGTTGTGTTGGGTGGTCCGGTCCAGTTGGGTGACCGAAGTACCCACGCCGTTGATGCTGTTGCAACTGGCTGGCTTGGTTTTCCGCGCAGGGGGAAGGTCTTGATGGCCTTGCGCGATCTGGTGTGCTGAGTTTGATCAACCTGCAGCCACAAACTCCGCCCGCAAGGTCTCGACCAACGCTGCAACCGAAGGAATCGACGTCACGCCAGACACCGCGTGGCCCGCGCTCCACAGGTCTTGCCAGCGCTGGATGACCGCGGTATCGGCGCCACCCCCGAACTTGGTCCTCGCCTCGGCCACCGTCACGGTCTCGTCCAGCTCGGCCGGATTCAGGCCC
This window harbors:
- a CDS encoding SphA family protein, which produces MHRKPAIHLTHPLMAIALACVASTAHSVENGAPITPIGIFEFGAGTLPPSSLAATVGLRGASYSASQLRDTRGGRSPVGIKLKVQSASLAIVKTTDVPLLGGTYGFMAVVPYLDMSNRLTIPTPVGPLPLKGTNAAVGDITVAPVVVKWTPSPGLFVNGRLELQLPTGSYKADRLINSGSNHWTASPAVSFTWIGPTGLEVSSNIQLNVHGKNKDTQYRSGVEYQHEFAVGQHVGPWTLGVGGYLNQQLSDDKVNGARFQDGNRSRVMALGPAISFFDLGSDWPVFWAHVYKEFGARNRTQGTQVAVRAGWSF